Proteins co-encoded in one Actinomadura luteofluorescens genomic window:
- a CDS encoding tetratricopeptide repeat protein — protein MGEPLDSTEVWAAAVRALWEAAGKPTGAAIERQAAAQKPPLKVTSQRWSDWRKGTNVPADQAIADWLVTFLRSRARQRTPAFVPPADPWWQQVWKQARKERQGRGGRPPGRHRSAVPVVWEQVRVGVVPRAADCFQDRAVAGRVERAAEQDGTVVLTQQDGRGSTQVLAGMGGVGKTQLAAAYARHAWQQGVGVLVWADAATRDGVVSAYADTAVRLGLQLADRQDPDRSAREFLVWAETTTQCWWLVVLDDVRSLGELRGLWPPAAASAAAGRVVVTTRLRDVFEGTDSRIVTVDTFTAQEARGYLRAKLGSRAADAGQVRALAKDLGYLPLALAQAAAYILGADITIAAYRERLATRLLRQAMPSGDALPKDHEHIVTATWELSIDQADRAEPLGLARPVLQMASVLDPAGIPQAALSSPPALDYLTGYRPDAPAHTAHQDSQVSGEMVDEALRLLHRHSLIDHDRTATHREIRVHHLVQRATRENLRSGTRNGSARFTQLAHAAANAVAAIWPKIERDHLGQILRANTTTLQDAVSIGCLISPATGAHSVLFQAATSLGETGQVEAAVTAYASLVVAAQDHLNTDHPDILKARHGLARWQGEMGDSARAVAAFEEVLDDQTRILGSHHLQTLTTLHSLAYWQGKTGNVTGAVEAFQEVWEKRKRVLGPHHVGTLEARHNLAYWKGEAGDIIGAIAMHEEVLEDRSRILGPEHLQTLSTRHNLALWRGVSDAHYVVSALREMLVDFRRVLGPEHPFTLIARGNLAQYLGEAGNADAAAVAFRKLVADRTRVLGPDHPQTQAAHQQMVHWQEVQRAATSNRDIADRSNHQEGWFGGGGAGSG, from the coding sequence ATGGGTGAACCGCTGGATTCGACCGAGGTATGGGCGGCCGCGGTACGGGCGTTGTGGGAGGCGGCGGGCAAGCCGACGGGTGCGGCGATAGAGCGGCAGGCCGCCGCGCAGAAGCCGCCGTTGAAGGTGACGTCGCAGCGGTGGAGCGACTGGCGGAAGGGCACGAACGTCCCCGCCGACCAGGCGATCGCGGACTGGCTGGTCACTTTCCTGCGCAGCAGGGCCCGGCAGCGGACACCGGCGTTCGTGCCGCCCGCTGATCCCTGGTGGCAGCAGGTGTGGAAGCAGGCGCGCAAGGAGCGGCAGGGCCGGGGCGGCCGTCCACCTGGCCGGCATCGTTCTGCTGTGCCGGTGGTGTGGGAGCAGGTCCGGGTGGGGGTGGTGCCCCGGGCGGCGGACTGTTTCCAGGACCGGGCCGTGGCGGGCCGGGTGGAGCGGGCGGCTGAGCAGGACGGCACGGTGGTGCTCACCCAGCAGGACGGCCGGGGGTCGACGCAGGTGCTGGCGGGGATGGGCGGGGTCGGCAAGACCCAGTTGGCGGCCGCTTATGCGCGGCATGCCTGGCAGCAGGGGGTGGGGGTGCTGGTGTGGGCGGACGCCGCCACGCGCGACGGGGTGGTCTCCGCCTACGCCGACACCGCGGTCCGGCTCGGTCTGCAACTGGCCGACCGACAGGATCCGGACCGGTCGGCGCGCGAGTTCTTGGTCTGGGCGGAGACGACGACCCAGTGCTGGTGGCTAGTGGTGCTCGATGATGTCCGCAGTCTCGGCGAGCTAAGGGGGCTGTGGCCGCCGGCGGCCGCGTCGGCGGCTGCCGGGCGGGTGGTGGTCACTACCCGGCTCCGCGATGTGTTTGAGGGAACCGACAGCCGCATCGTCACCGTCGATACCTTCACCGCCCAGGAGGCCCGCGGCTATCTGCGGGCCAAACTCGGTTCCCGCGCCGCCGATGCCGGGCAGGTTAGGGCGCTAGCCAAAGATTTGGGCTACCTGCCCTTGGCGTTGGCGCAGGCCGCGGCCTACATCCTGGGCGCCGACATCACCATCGCCGCCTACCGGGAACGGCTCGCGACCCGTCTGCTCCGCCAGGCCATGCCCTCGGGCGACGCGCTACCCAAGGACCATGAACACATCGTCACGGCCACCTGGGAGCTGTCCATCGACCAGGCCGACCGTGCTGAACCGCTCGGCCTGGCCCGGCCGGTACTGCAAATGGCCAGCGTGCTCGATCCGGCGGGCATCCCCCAAGCGGCCCTGTCCAGCCCGCCAGCGCTGGATTACCTGACCGGCTACCGGCCCGACGCACCGGCTCACACCGCACACCAGGACTCCCAAGTGAGCGGTGAGATGGTGGATGAGGCGCTTCGGCTGCTGCACCGGCACAGCCTCATCGACCACGACCGCACCGCTACCCACCGCGAGATCCGTGTCCATCACCTTGTTCAACGCGCCACCCGCGAGAATCTTAGAAGTGGCACACGAAACGGCTCAGCTCGGTTCACCCAACTCGCACACGCCGCCGCCAACGCCGTGGCGGCGATCTGGCCGAAGATCGAACGTGACCACCTCGGCCAGATCCTGCGCGCCAATACCACCACCCTGCAGGATGCCGTCAGCATCGGCTGCCTCATATCCCCTGCTACCGGTGCACACAGCGTGCTATTCCAAGCTGCGACCAGTCTCGGTGAGACGGGGCAGGTCGAAGCCGCAGTCACCGCCTACGCCAGCCTCGTCGTTGCTGCCCAGGATCATCTGAACACAGACCACCCCGACATCTTGAAAGCTCGCCACGGTCTGGCTCGATGGCAAGGCGAAATGGGGGACTCCGCTAGGGCAGTCGCCGCCTTCGAAGAGGTACTGGACGACCAAACCCGGATACTCGGCTCCCACCACCTCCAAACCTTGACCACACTCCACAGCTTGGCCTACTGGCAAGGCAAAACAGGAAATGTTACCGGTGCGGTCGAAGCCTTCCAGGAAGTTTGGGAGAAGCGAAAAAGAGTATTGGGCCCCCATCATGTCGGCACCCTTGAGGCTCGACACAATCTGGCTTACTGGAAAGGCGAGGCAGGTGACATAATCGGTGCGATCGCCATGCACGAAGAAGTGCTGGAGGATCGAAGTCGAATACTGGGCCCTGAGCATCTCCAGACACTGTCTACGCGTCACAATCTGGCCCTGTGGCGTGGAGTGTCGGATGCGCATTACGTCGTTTCAGCCCTTCGGGAGATGCTGGTCGACTTTCGCCGAGTTTTGGGACCCGAGCACCCATTCACCCTGATCGCTCGGGGAAACCTGGCGCAGTATCTAGGGGAGGCTGGGAACGCGGATGCCGCAGCCGTCGCCTTTCGAAAATTGGTAGCCGACCGGACGCGGGTACTGGGGCCTGATCATCCCCAAACCCAGGCCGCCCACCAACAAATGGTCCATTGGCAAGAAGTTCAAAGGGCCGCCACTTCAAACAGAGACATAGCGGACCGTTCGAACCACCAGGAAGGATGGTTCGGAGGGGGAGGGGCTGGGTCTGGCTAG
- a CDS encoding integrase core domain-containing protein, with protein sequence MLDALDMALWRRDRAGRPAGLGLVHHRAAGSQYTSFRFTTHLVDAGIDASIGTVGDALDNALMESAIGLYKTELFKPRGPWKNLTGVELATAEYVDWYNTTRLHGEIGHVPPDEYEARYYRQNHTELPVTATT encoded by the coding sequence GTGCTGGATGCACTGGACATGGCGCTGTGGCGGCGCGACCGGGCCGGACGCCCTGCCGGGCTCGGCCTGGTGCACCACAGGGCCGCGGGGTCGCAGTACACCTCTTTCCGGTTCACCACGCACCTGGTCGACGCTGGGATTGACGCCTCCATCGGCACGGTCGGCGACGCGCTCGACAACGCCTTGATGGAGTCGGCGATCGGCTTGTACAAGACCGAGCTGTTCAAACCGCGTGGGCCGTGGAAGAACCTGACCGGCGTCGAGCTGGCCACCGCCGAGTACGTGGACTGGTACAACACCACCCGACTCCACGGTGAGATCGGCCACGTACCACCCGACGAATACGAGGCCCGCTACTACCGCCAGAACCACACAGAACTGCCGGTCACAGCCACAACCTAA
- a CDS encoding 6-pyruvoyl trahydropterin synthase family protein, which translates to MDFSTVSLPTGAFTIGKRFDFEAGHQLPGLPPEHKCSRQHGHSYEVEVILTPAGDSLPSRRGRSRRSALPATLRSVRPDASFCAPRAITSRQELQDVVPAGEPLGVGLLRHQVEALPDSTRMGGSSESTP; encoded by the coding sequence GTGGATTTCAGTACTGTTTCGTTGCCGACTGGTGCCTTCACCATCGGCAAGAGGTTCGACTTCGAGGCAGGTCACCAGCTGCCGGGCCTGCCGCCTGAGCACAAGTGCTCCCGCCAGCACGGGCACAGCTACGAGGTCGAGGTCATCTTGACACCGGCAGGGGATAGCCTTCCCAGCCGTCGTGGGCGAAGCCGTCGTTCTGCGCTACCCGCTACATTGCGCTCGGTCCGGCCGGATGCGTCTTTCTGTGCGCCGAGGGCCATTACCTCACGGCAAGAACTCCAAGACGTTGTTCCGGCAGGTGAGCCGCTCGGCGTAGGCCTGTTGCGTCATCAAGTAGAAGCCTTGCCGGACAGCACCCGCATGGGCGGGTCGTCGGAGTCAACGCCTTAA
- a CDS encoding citrate/2-methylcitrate synthase — MFTSGSSGRPKGVPISHRNLMAYIHSAGQRYDFAHTDVFALTFDSTFDLSIFGPFMAWESGASAITMRPQDVSNPVHFINENEVSVWLSVPSVAKALINAAALRPWSLPSLRYSLFCGEALPQYCASAWQQAAHNSTVINMYGPTEATISVSDYVWNQETSPEQCVNDLVPIGHIYTGHHVIIVDEANQDVPIGDRGELCIAGPQIFSGYLDSDQNNQRFLHRSEGGQLRKYYKTGDICEILSDGSIVYVARTDHQVKLSGYRIELGDTEATLRKLGATDAVAVPWPPNEPKFLVAATIGFSKDIEAVKQVLPDYMIPQKIVDLDAMPLNANGKIDRKGVAELLVEALRPAEVATSKLSLEDVKLLVAQALGEDPSNISDDSHLHEPGSWDSLGHISVVAALETRLGVRIDAVHDHELRSIQGIFAFAHGRTESRQVNRSLRGLLVTETSIANSDVGNGSLSYCGYDLTDLLASNSTFEHVSYLLLNHELPDNAQALAFQQQLAQRRTISLAAMETLRICARVGTHPLPALVTAISVLNAEISVVRNGLSVQSLTEVGEAGMDLIAQLPTLLSAYHMLRLRREPIPPRLELPHVANMLHMFGLPVSERNIDVITKDFIIHADNGTTASTYACLVANSAHTTVHAAVAAAAGVFSGARHGYASETAYAQLATLEGPDAVRAYVEHRLDDGELVDGIGHAIYGRAGDPRLAPYRQVATQVALEEDNVGGLEKANAMYDTASSRRDGAQPNYDLFGGLLYESLGLSLDLSAPLHICYRVVGWIAHILEERATGQPLVRPDARYVGHASRPVIPPSGLT, encoded by the coding sequence ATGTTCACATCTGGTAGTAGCGGGCGACCTAAAGGCGTTCCGATATCTCATCGTAACTTGATGGCATACATACATTCTGCTGGGCAGCGATACGATTTCGCACACACGGATGTATTTGCACTCACCTTTGACTCCACTTTCGATCTATCGATATTCGGACCCTTTATGGCGTGGGAAAGCGGCGCCTCTGCAATCACGATGCGACCCCAAGACGTTTCCAACCCTGTTCATTTTATAAACGAAAACGAGGTGAGCGTCTGGCTCTCCGTTCCCTCCGTTGCCAAGGCTCTAATAAATGCCGCAGCTTTGCGCCCGTGGAGCCTGCCGAGTCTGCGGTATAGCCTGTTTTGTGGTGAGGCACTTCCTCAATACTGCGCGTCCGCCTGGCAGCAGGCTGCGCACAACTCAACCGTAATAAATATGTACGGCCCCACTGAGGCAACGATTTCAGTATCCGATTATGTTTGGAACCAAGAAACTTCACCTGAGCAATGCGTGAACGACCTAGTTCCAATCGGCCACATTTACACGGGTCATCATGTGATTATTGTTGACGAAGCGAATCAAGATGTTCCAATAGGGGACAGGGGAGAATTGTGCATTGCAGGACCTCAGATTTTTTCCGGCTATCTCGATAGCGACCAGAACAATCAACGCTTTTTGCATCGTTCCGAGGGCGGCCAGCTTAGGAAGTACTACAAGACTGGTGATATCTGTGAGATTCTAAGCGACGGATCGATAGTATACGTCGCTCGTACCGACCACCAGGTAAAGCTCAGTGGCTACCGTATTGAGCTGGGCGACACGGAAGCCACATTGAGAAAGCTCGGCGCGACTGACGCGGTCGCCGTTCCCTGGCCGCCAAACGAGCCAAAATTCCTAGTTGCTGCAACGATCGGCTTTTCTAAAGATATCGAGGCCGTAAAGCAAGTATTGCCCGACTACATGATACCTCAGAAAATTGTAGATCTCGACGCAATGCCTCTGAATGCAAACGGCAAGATCGATCGCAAGGGTGTAGCGGAGCTCCTGGTGGAAGCTCTCCGGCCGGCCGAGGTCGCTACATCGAAACTCTCCCTGGAAGACGTAAAGTTACTTGTGGCGCAAGCCCTGGGGGAGGATCCGAGCAATATATCCGATGATTCGCATTTACACGAGCCAGGCAGTTGGGATTCTCTGGGTCATATCAGCGTCGTGGCGGCCTTAGAAACTCGGCTGGGGGTCCGAATCGACGCCGTACACGACCACGAGTTGCGCTCTATCCAAGGCATCTTCGCTTTCGCGCACGGGCGTACGGAATCGCGACAGGTGAATCGAAGCCTTCGGGGATTGCTTGTTACGGAGACTTCCATCGCGAATAGCGACGTAGGCAACGGCTCTCTCTCCTATTGTGGATACGACCTAACCGATCTGCTTGCGAGCAACTCGACCTTTGAACACGTGTCGTATCTTCTTCTGAATCACGAACTGCCGGATAACGCCCAAGCGCTTGCCTTTCAGCAACAGTTGGCGCAGCGAAGGACAATCTCACTAGCGGCTATGGAGACTCTTCGTATCTGTGCGCGCGTTGGCACGCATCCCCTGCCTGCTCTCGTAACCGCGATATCGGTCCTGAATGCCGAGATCTCTGTAGTTCGAAATGGCCTTTCCGTCCAGTCTTTGACGGAAGTCGGCGAAGCCGGCATGGATCTCATCGCTCAGCTTCCTACGTTGCTCAGTGCCTATCACATGCTTCGGCTGAGGAGAGAGCCCATACCGCCTAGACTGGAGCTTCCGCACGTAGCGAACATGTTGCACATGTTCGGTCTTCCTGTTAGCGAGCGAAATATCGACGTCATAACTAAGGACTTCATTATTCACGCAGATAATGGAACCACGGCGTCAACCTATGCGTGCTTAGTGGCAAACAGTGCTCACACCACCGTTCATGCAGCTGTTGCTGCAGCAGCTGGTGTGTTCTCGGGTGCACGTCATGGGTATGCCTCGGAAACGGCCTATGCCCAGCTGGCGACTTTGGAGGGGCCGGACGCCGTCAGGGCGTACGTCGAGCACCGCCTGGATGACGGTGAATTGGTCGACGGTATCGGGCACGCTATCTACGGAAGGGCGGGCGACCCGCGTCTGGCGCCGTATCGACAGGTCGCAACGCAGGTTGCACTAGAAGAGGACAACGTGGGTGGGCTAGAAAAGGCCAATGCGATGTACGATACTGCCTCCTCAAGGCGGGATGGCGCCCAACCAAACTACGATCTCTTTGGTGGACTTCTTTATGAATCACTTGGATTGTCGCTCGACCTATCCGCACCACTGCATATTTGCTACCGAGTAGTCGGATGGATCGCACATATTCTTGAGGAGCGAGCGACCGGGCAGCCACTTGTGCGCCCCGATGCACGGTACGTCGGGCATGCATCCCGACCCGTTATCCCGCCTTCCGGTTTGACATAG
- the trpD gene encoding anthranilate phosphoribosyltransferase, protein MAAIVVAAAGIPVVKHGGRSSSSACGSADVLEALGVSLALSPAAAARCLTEANICYLFAPNVHSGLRHARPVRRALSVPTVINYIAPLVNPARPRAACVGCSNAYVAPVLAQVLADRGCSALVVRGHDGLDEISTAAPTHVWVVTGNTVTPTTIDAAEFGLPRSAPGDLRSGDAPPTTPPSHAGSSKATPGRSGTPY, encoded by the coding sequence ATGGCCGCGATCGTGGTGGCCGCCGCCGGAATCCCAGTCGTCAAGCACGGAGGCCGGTCGAGCTCATCCGCCTGCGGCTCGGCGGACGTACTGGAAGCGCTCGGCGTCTCTCTCGCGCTGTCACCCGCGGCGGCGGCGCGCTGCCTGACCGAGGCCAACATCTGCTACCTGTTCGCACCCAATGTCCACTCCGGGCTGCGGCACGCCCGTCCCGTCCGCCGCGCCCTGAGCGTCCCCACCGTCATCAACTACATCGCGCCGCTGGTCAACCCGGCCCGGCCCCGGGCCGCCTGCGTCGGATGCTCCAATGCCTATGTCGCGCCCGTGCTCGCCCAGGTGCTCGCCGACCGCGGCTGCTCGGCGCTCGTGGTGCGCGGCCACGACGGTCTCGACGAGATCTCCACCGCCGCACCGACCCACGTGTGGGTCGTGACCGGCAACACCGTCACGCCCACCACCATCGACGCGGCCGAATTCGGCCTTCCCCGGTCCGCTCCGGGGGACCTGCGGAGCGGTGACGCCCCCCCCACAACGCCGCCGTCGCACGCCGGATCGTCGAAGGCGACACCGGGCCGGTCAGGGACGCCATACTGA
- a CDS encoding DDE-type integrase/transposase/recombinase encodes MVHANAKLAPAGRLELARCVVDQGWPLRRAAERFQVSHTTAKRWAERYRQSGAAGMADRSSRPHHSPARMSKRIERRIVNLRFTARLGPARIAIHIDIKKLGNIPDGGGHRAHGRAIGTRNSQRTDTGTRRTGGKPRLGHGYLHTAIDDHSRLAYTEILPDERKETATAFWQRAHRFFTDAGITVRRVLTDNGACYRSHPWRDQLAADGIAHKRTRPYRPQTNGKVERYHRTLLDEWAYARPYTSETERRAALTPWLHLYNHCESLGGWSGTGRSE; translated from the coding sequence GTGGTCCACGCTAACGCCAAACTTGCGCCGGCCGGGCGGTTGGAGCTGGCCCGCTGTGTCGTGGACCAGGGCTGGCCGCTGCGGCGAGCGGCCGAGCGGTTCCAGGTCTCCCACACCACCGCCAAACGCTGGGCTGAGCGCTACCGGCAGTCAGGGGCGGCGGGGATGGCCGACCGCTCCAGCCGCCCGCACCACAGCCCGGCCCGCATGTCCAAGCGGATCGAGCGGCGGATCGTCAACCTCCGCTTCACCGCCCGGCTGGGACCGGCCCGCATCGCCATCCACATCGACATCAAAAAGCTCGGCAACATCCCCGACGGCGGCGGCCACCGCGCGCACGGCCGCGCCATCGGCACCCGCAACAGCCAGCGCACCGACACCGGCACCCGCCGCACGGGCGGCAAACCCCGGCTCGGCCACGGCTACCTGCACACCGCCATCGACGACCACTCCCGCCTGGCCTACACCGAAATCCTGCCCGACGAGCGCAAGGAAACCGCCACCGCGTTCTGGCAGCGCGCACACCGATTCTTCACCGACGCCGGGATCACCGTCCGCCGGGTCCTGACCGACAACGGCGCCTGCTACCGCTCACACCCCTGGCGCGACCAACTCGCCGCCGACGGCATCGCACACAAGCGCACCCGCCCCTACCGACCCCAGACCAACGGCAAAGTCGAGCGCTACCACCGCACCCTCCTGGACGAATGGGCCTACGCCCGCCCCTACACCAGCGAAACCGAACGACGCGCCGCACTCACCCCCTGGCTGCACCTCTACAATCACTGTGAGTCTTTAGGTGGCTGGTCTGGGACTGGCCGGTCAGAGTAG
- a CDS encoding IS110 family transposase, translating into MDIGRQYHHVAVVDTEGERLLSRRVANDETALLEVIGQVMDVAGQVTWAIDLNSSESALLLTLLLDHDQRVVYVPGMTVNRAAEGYKGAGKTDAKDALIIADQARMRRDLTILDGDDELIVELRLLVARRRDLAADRTRAVNRLHDQLLAICPALERALELTNQGPLVLLTGFQTPAALREIGIDGLTDWLRARKVRSAAALAAKAAAAAATQHTTLPGEQMAARLVAQLAEGVITLNEQLKDLDQLIEDRFRRHPSAEVIISMPGIGVLLGAEFLAATGGDMDRFASADQLASFAGVTPVPRDSGRVHGNLHRPQRYNRALQRVFYTSALISIQSCPDSRRFYDRKRTEGKRHTQAVLALARRRVNVLWALLRDGRVYQLTPPLPAAA; encoded by the coding sequence ATGGACATCGGCCGCCAGTATCACCACGTCGCCGTGGTCGACACCGAGGGCGAGCGGTTGCTGTCGCGGCGGGTGGCCAACGACGAGACGGCGTTGCTGGAGGTAATCGGCCAGGTCATGGATGTGGCCGGGCAGGTGACCTGGGCGATCGACCTGAACAGCAGCGAGTCGGCGCTCCTGTTGACCTTGCTGCTCGATCACGACCAGAGGGTCGTCTACGTGCCCGGGATGACCGTCAACCGGGCCGCCGAGGGCTACAAGGGTGCGGGCAAGACCGACGCCAAGGACGCTCTGATCATCGCCGATCAGGCCCGGATGCGCCGCGACCTGACCATCCTGGACGGCGATGACGAGCTGATCGTCGAGTTGCGGCTGCTGGTCGCCCGCCGCCGCGACCTGGCCGCCGACCGCACTCGCGCGGTCAACCGGCTGCACGACCAGCTGCTGGCCATCTGCCCCGCGCTGGAACGGGCCCTGGAGCTGACCAACCAGGGGCCGCTGGTGCTGCTGACCGGCTTCCAAACCCCGGCCGCGCTGCGCGAGATCGGCATCGACGGCCTGACCGACTGGCTGCGGGCCCGCAAGGTCCGCAGCGCCGCCGCGCTGGCGGCCAAGGCCGCCGCCGCGGCTGCCACCCAGCACACCACATTGCCCGGCGAGCAGATGGCCGCCCGCCTGGTGGCGCAACTCGCCGAGGGGGTGATCACCCTCAACGAGCAGCTCAAGGACCTCGACCAGCTCATTGAGGACCGGTTTCGCCGCCATCCGTCTGCCGAGGTGATCATCAGCATGCCCGGCATCGGAGTCCTGCTGGGCGCCGAGTTCCTCGCCGCCACCGGCGGCGACATGGACCGGTTCGCCTCGGCCGACCAGCTGGCCAGCTTCGCCGGCGTCACCCCAGTACCCCGCGACTCCGGCCGCGTCCACGGGAACCTGCACCGGCCCCAGCGCTACAACCGCGCGCTGCAACGCGTCTTCTACACCTCTGCTCTGATCAGCATCCAGTCCTGCCCCGACTCCAGGCGCTTCTACGACCGCAAACGCACCGAGGGTAAACGTCACACTCAAGCCGTGCTCGCACTGGCCCGACGACGCGTCAACGTGCTGTGGGCCCTGCTGCGCGACGGACGCGTCTACCAACTCACGCCTCCCTTGCCCGCTGCGGCTTGA
- a CDS encoding IS110 family transposase — MTIAAHNHPFVIGVDTHARNHALAILAATGQQIDSAEFPTTKAGMTRAIAWAARRTGGDLAALWVIECAATYGARFAHAVAEAGYQVLEAPRMNARAHRGVGKSDPLDARRIAEATLPLEEDQLRHPRHGDGERAALRVLLAARDHMTTERTAAVNALIALVRAVDLGVDARHPLSNQQIIDISRWRARDEPLAAATARAEAERLAKRIVTLNEELAANQKTMEVLVRSTPAAGLLDKIGIGPVTAAVCLTTWSHHGRVRSEAAFACLAGVNPIPASSGNTVRHRLNRGGDRRLNRALHMATITRMIHDPATREYVERRRAEGRTRKEIRRCLKRYLARQIYRHLNATATTALLLDGT, encoded by the coding sequence GTGACTATCGCCGCGCACAACCATCCGTTCGTCATCGGGGTGGACACCCACGCCCGCAACCATGCTCTGGCCATCCTGGCCGCTACCGGGCAGCAGATCGATTCGGCCGAGTTCCCCACGACCAAGGCGGGCATGACCCGCGCGATCGCCTGGGCTGCCCGCCGGACTGGCGGCGACCTTGCCGCCCTGTGGGTGATCGAGTGCGCCGCCACTTACGGCGCCCGGTTCGCCCATGCCGTGGCCGAGGCCGGCTACCAGGTCCTCGAGGCGCCGCGGATGAACGCTCGCGCTCACCGTGGGGTCGGCAAGTCCGACCCGCTGGACGCCCGCAGGATCGCCGAGGCCACCTTGCCCCTGGAGGAAGACCAACTGCGGCACCCGCGCCATGGCGACGGTGAACGCGCCGCACTGCGGGTCCTGCTGGCCGCCAGAGACCACATGACCACAGAACGCACAGCTGCCGTCAACGCGCTGATCGCGCTCGTGCGGGCCGTCGACCTCGGGGTCGACGCTCGCCACCCGCTGAGCAACCAGCAGATCATCGACATCTCCCGCTGGCGCGCCCGCGACGAGCCGCTGGCCGCCGCGACCGCCCGTGCTGAGGCGGAGCGTCTGGCCAAGCGGATCGTCACCCTCAACGAAGAGTTGGCCGCCAACCAGAAAACGATGGAGGTCCTGGTTCGCTCCACGCCTGCGGCTGGGCTGCTGGACAAGATCGGGATCGGGCCGGTCACCGCAGCAGTCTGCCTAACCACCTGGTCACACCACGGCAGGGTGCGCTCAGAGGCCGCCTTCGCCTGCCTGGCGGGGGTGAACCCGATTCCCGCGTCATCGGGAAACACGGTCCGCCACCGACTCAACAGGGGCGGCGACAGACGCCTGAACCGCGCCCTGCACATGGCGACCATCACCCGCATGATCCACGACCCCGCCACCCGCGAGTACGTCGAGCGCCGCCGCGCTGAAGGACGCACCAGAAAAGAGATTCGACGCTGCCTAAAGCGCTACCTCGCCAGACAGATCTACCGACACCTCAACGCGACCGCCACCACGGCACTCCTACTTGACGGAACATAG
- a CDS encoding AMP-binding protein, with protein MDNKSFNRDAINYDMTGSVSGFLKSASARSDQAALIHDGQTWSYAEVLEEARRWASRLRECLPSQPVQRMGIFVHTGTAEHVGKIAALLAGITFVPLNPKFPAQRIAEIIEQAGISIIIVDGQAAKKLGEIIDRLRVKPTVILPMGGDRAASREDQSPHCRRSRPRESASASI; from the coding sequence ATGGACAACAAATCCTTCAACCGAGATGCAATAAACTACGATATGACCGGTTCGGTGTCGGGTTTCTTGAAGAGCGCAAGTGCACGTAGCGACCAAGCAGCCCTGATTCACGATGGTCAGACATGGTCGTATGCAGAAGTATTAGAAGAGGCACGTCGATGGGCCTCTCGCCTGCGCGAATGTCTGCCATCACAGCCGGTACAAAGAATGGGAATCTTTGTACACACCGGTACGGCTGAACATGTGGGAAAGATAGCAGCTTTGCTGGCGGGTATCACATTCGTACCATTGAATCCGAAGTTCCCCGCTCAGCGTATAGCGGAAATAATAGAGCAAGCCGGCATCTCAATTATCATCGTTGACGGCCAAGCTGCCAAGAAGCTCGGTGAGATCATTGACCGTCTGAGAGTCAAACCCACGGTGATTCTTCCAATGGGAGGGGACAGGGCCGCTTCGCGGGAGGATCAGAGCCCCCATTGTCGACGAAGTCGACCTCGCGAAAGCGCCTCCGCTTCCATTTGA